In Mycoplasmopsis fermentans PG18, one genomic interval encodes:
- a CDS encoding Fic family protein gives MKIHKILMNNIIKSAGKTRSGNVGVYENGTLIHMAPPANFVNNLLIDLFEWYNNDISDVLIKSCAFHYELEFIHPFEDGNGRIGRLWHRFLLNKENKLYENLQLENIVYENVNNYYKALHNSNQKGDCSEFIECMLTFILKAIERNEIYDFDSLNEVDKLTSILSSGPKSRQEIMDLLNIKSRITLQKSYIKPALEQQKVIIIGKLNSPKVKYKLVENNKE, from the coding sequence TTAAAAATACATAAAATTCTTATGAATAATATTATTAAAAGTGCTGGAAAAACTAGATCTGGAAATGTTGGGGTTTATGAAAATGGAACATTGATTCATATGGCTCCACCAGCTAATTTTGTAAACAATCTTTTAATAGATTTATTTGAATGATACAATAATGATATTAGTGATGTTTTAATAAAAAGTTGTGCTTTTCATTATGAATTAGAATTTATTCATCCTTTTGAAGATGGTAATGGAAGAATAGGAAGATTGTGGCACAGATTTTTATTAAATAAAGAAAATAAATTATATGAAAATTTACAACTTGAAAATATAGTTTATGAAAATGTCAATAACTATTATAAAGCTTTACATAACTCAAACCAAAAAGGAGATTGCAGTGAATTTATTGAATGCATGTTAACTTTTATTTTAAAAGCTATTGAAAGAAATGAAATCTATGATTTTGATTCATTAAATGAAGTAGATAAATTGACTTCAATATTATCTTCAGGCCCTAAAAGTAGACAAGAAATTATGGATTTATTAAATATAAAATCAAGAATCACATTACAAAAAAGTTATATAAAACCGGCTTTAGAACAACAAAAAGTAATAATTATTGGTAAATTAAACTCACCTAAAGTAAAATATAAATTAGTGGAAAATAATAAGGAGTAA
- a CDS encoding lysylphosphatidylglycerol synthase transmembrane domain-containing protein, producing MAKNPIINKWSKNSSNYDDFMKKLLTFGMKKENQDIDSAFSRPLQFISNKVIAKLGVGSHLINDYTVTALGHAFCDSIVESEKNNKEFKIFLSNDNTFHALLYTNILARIFDEKGFKSYIFEKNSSYPSVLKNLAAKDDDCDVIISVESFKGLKNIMQISFNWGDGRPFNQVEIARILFKLNSVNYLSIDIPNQGISFKYNHSPLNYNREILKRYSPLISTFKKQNLKFGVDISQLSTANFYYDTLNRLQIDYFTHNRKKDAYIINANNPDCLKKIFWKSLLKKPDANFAISQDGSGINLSVRYKKVFKYFKPDEIAALYLNFLIEDDPIFDKANFANSYIIKSLGAGSLTSLIALKHNIGVEETPKVSGIWEIANRNSIKNKKLLFAFTRFSQFAPFNRFFNGFDANLFMLELMRMIAFYKEKSLTLYEVLQQIYDKYGLHHVITKTFNLDDEMASRFIKRILKSETIGNHKIVNFKEYKNATIVNNNIHLKLSFEGGNSITVKYSIIEKEITIDCEAIAKTNSQEDRTNVVILERELMDGILELKEDFKIRKITPWTFIKWFLFIMTFIGVIIFLYFSIYNFKDDSFFGANGDMGEMFKRMGIVIFKDHKTQFAFLSIVLSFFIWTLFNAIIFKRLLDFQGQKVKWNDLMISSLISTIVQNVTPKSIGGDLATYWYLRRKGVKRSTLLPVVVTNTFLWQVTNVIITVFFLPFGIWFYKDFFTNIDNPQVKVFYAFFITGLFMDSTFASFFFILAFNKKIQNWLLKVFIKFLEWLPFVKIYDPLLVKAKYEYEFYEMRQGMKKTFKKWYQFAEVIIWKLLPNFFSPIAFFMKASGVLQTNLKGGWYFNVLVSNTIIRIGNSVSITPGGQGTNEIFTNMIYKTIMKDLSNAGEWVYRGKDYGLNQIGNAKLMTTIGSIWGTVLGSILSAIYLMLVFIGEKRVDLYQIKEKNLRLIQNDNMSATTRTKTRFYKISFTIYTIIIIALAITILCPLMGSYK from the coding sequence ATGGCGAAAAACCCAATTATAAATAAATGAAGCAAGAACTCATCTAATTATGATGACTTTATGAAAAAATTGCTTACTTTTGGTATGAAAAAGGAAAATCAAGACATTGATTCTGCTTTTTCTAGACCATTGCAATTTATTTCTAATAAAGTCATTGCAAAACTTGGAGTAGGAAGCCATTTAATCAATGATTATACTGTTACAGCTTTAGGACATGCCTTCTGTGACTCAATTGTAGAATCTGAAAAAAATAATAAAGAATTCAAAATATTTTTATCAAATGATAACACATTTCATGCTTTACTTTATACAAATATTTTGGCTCGTATTTTTGACGAAAAAGGTTTTAAATCATACATATTTGAAAAAAATAGTTCATATCCAAGCGTACTAAAAAACTTGGCTGCAAAAGACGATGATTGTGATGTAATTATTAGTGTTGAAAGCTTTAAAGGTCTAAAAAATATTATGCAAATTAGTTTCAATTGAGGCGATGGTAGACCATTTAACCAAGTTGAAATTGCGAGAATTTTATTTAAATTGAATTCAGTAAATTATTTAAGTATAGACATTCCAAATCAAGGAATTAGTTTCAAATATAATCACTCTCCTTTAAATTATAATCGCGAAATCTTAAAACGTTATTCACCTTTAATTAGTACATTTAAAAAGCAAAATTTAAAATTCGGTGTTGATATTTCACAACTATCAACAGCTAATTTTTACTATGATACTTTAAATAGATTACAAATTGACTACTTTACTCATAATCGTAAAAAAGATGCTTACATTATTAATGCAAATAATCCAGATTGTTTAAAAAAAATATTCTGAAAATCTTTACTTAAGAAACCAGATGCCAATTTTGCAATCAGTCAAGATGGCTCAGGAATTAATCTTTCTGTTCGCTACAAAAAAGTTTTTAAATATTTTAAACCTGATGAAATTGCGGCTTTATATTTAAACTTTTTAATAGAAGATGATCCAATTTTTGATAAAGCAAACTTTGCTAATAGTTACATTATTAAATCTCTTGGAGCTGGCAGTTTAACAAGTTTAATAGCTTTAAAACATAATATCGGAGTAGAAGAAACTCCTAAAGTTTCTGGAATTTGAGAAATCGCTAATAGAAATAGTATTAAGAACAAAAAATTACTTTTTGCTTTTACAAGATTTAGTCAATTTGCTCCTTTTAATCGTTTTTTCAATGGCTTTGACGCTAACTTATTTATGTTAGAGTTAATGAGAATGATTGCTTTCTATAAAGAAAAATCATTAACTCTTTATGAAGTTTTACAACAAATTTATGATAAATATGGATTGCATCATGTTATCACTAAAACATTTAATTTAGATGATGAAATGGCTTCGAGATTTATTAAAAGAATACTTAAATCTGAAACAATTGGTAACCATAAAATAGTTAACTTTAAAGAATACAAAAATGCCACAATAGTCAATAATAATATCCATTTAAAGCTTTCTTTTGAAGGTGGCAATAGTATTACTGTTAAGTATTCTATAATTGAGAAAGAAATAACTATAGACTGTGAAGCAATAGCTAAAACTAATAGTCAAGAAGATCGGACCAATGTTGTAATTTTAGAAAGAGAACTTATGGATGGAATTTTAGAATTAAAAGAGGACTTTAAAATTCGCAAAATTACACCATGAACATTTATTAAATGATTCCTATTTATTATGACTTTTATTGGAGTCATTATCTTCCTTTACTTTAGTATTTATAACTTCAAAGATGATAGTTTCTTTGGGGCTAATGGTGATATGGGTGAAATGTTCAAGCGGATGGGAATAGTAATTTTTAAAGATCACAAAACGCAGTTTGCATTCTTATCAATTGTTCTTTCGTTTTTTATTTGGACCTTATTTAATGCTATTATCTTCAAACGGCTTCTCGATTTCCAAGGTCAAAAAGTCAAATGAAATGATCTGATGATTAGCTCGCTGATTTCGACAATAGTGCAAAATGTTACACCTAAATCAATTGGTGGCGATTTAGCTACCTATTGATACTTAAGAAGAAAAGGAGTTAAACGTTCAACACTTTTACCAGTTGTTGTAACTAATACTTTCTTATGACAAGTAACTAATGTTATTATAACTGTTTTCTTCTTACCTTTTGGTATTTGATTCTATAAAGACTTCTTTACTAATATTGATAATCCACAAGTAAAAGTTTTCTATGCATTCTTTATTACAGGATTATTCATGGACTCAACTTTTGCTTCGTTCTTCTTCATTTTGGCATTTAACAAAAAAATCCAAAATTGATTATTAAAAGTATTTATTAAATTCCTTGAATGACTACCATTTGTTAAAATTTATGATCCTCTTTTAGTTAAGGCTAAATATGAATATGAATTTTATGAAATGCGGCAAGGGATGAAGAAAACATTTAAAAAATGATATCAATTCGCAGAAGTAATAATTTGAAAATTATTGCCTAACTTCTTCTCGCCAATAGCCTTCTTTATGAAAGCTTCTGGAGTATTGCAAACTAATCTAAAAGGTGGCTGATACTTTAATGTTCTTGTTTCAAATACAATTATTCGGATAGGAAACTCAGTAAGTATAACGCCTGGTGGTCAAGGCACAAATGAGATCTTTACTAATATGATTTATAAAACTATTATGAAGGATCTTAGCAATGCAGGTGAATGAGTTTACCGTGGAAAAGATTATGGACTAAATCAAATTGGTAACGCTAAATTAATGACAACTATTGGCTCAATTTGAGGAACAGTTTTAGGTTCAATTCTTTCTGCTATTTATTTGATGCTGGTCTTCATTGGTGAAAAGAGAGTTGACTTATATCAAATTAAAGAAAAGAATTTAAGACTTATTCAAAATGACAATATGTCAGCAACCACTAGAACAAAAACTAGATTTTACAAAATTAGCTTTACAATTTATACAATAATTATTATTGCTTTAGCAATTACAATATTATGCCCTCTAATGGGATCATATAAGTAG
- a CDS encoding type IV toxin-antitoxin system AbiEi family antitoxin domain-containing protein has protein sequence MNYNEKLEKVIEECNGVVTTKECNKRNIPNSIISRAAKKGRIEKYSEGIYVAEEIPMDPHFLFQLRFPRSIFSYESALQLHGVSERFEKALEVTVNTGYKFNDTKKIFPHYVKDEYLELGVEEIKTSQGNKVRVYSLERTFCDMVANRNKVDAETFVKFMITFQGIKINYSQLNSIAKKMGVINKVVDVMGIIRE, from the coding sequence ATGAACTACAATGAAAAACTTGAAAAAGTTATTGAAGAATGTAATGGAGTTGTTACTACTAAAGAATGTAATAAAAGAAATATTCCTAATTCAATAATTTCAAGAGCTGCCAAAAAAGGCAGAATTGAAAAATATTCTGAAGGAATTTATGTTGCTGAAGAAATACCAATGGATCCACACTTTCTTTTTCAACTTCGATTTCCAAGAAGTATTTTTTCTTATGAAAGTGCATTGCAACTTCATGGAGTGAGTGAAAGATTTGAAAAAGCGCTAGAAGTCACAGTAAATACAGGATATAAATTTAATGATACTAAGAAAATCTTTCCGCACTATGTAAAAGATGAGTATCTTGAATTGGGAGTAGAAGAAATAAAAACAAGTCAAGGCAATAAGGTTAGAGTTTATTCTTTGGAAAGAACTTTTTGCGATATGGTAGCTAATAGAAATAAAGTAGATGCTGAAACTTTTGTAAAATTTATGATTACATTCCAAGGAATAAAAATAAATTATTCTCAACTTAATAGTATTGCTAAAAAAATGGGAGTCATTAACAAAGTTGTTGATGTAATGGGAATAATTCGTGAATAA
- a CDS encoding B3/4 domain-containing protein: MSKFIIDKSFFELFPQAKLGVVLINDIKSNSNSPKELQDYLRKSTWLAKDHLTSAIFSDNEVVRIYRDAYSKFNCMKKARSSVEMMLKRASKDAQFSSINPLVDIYNSVGLRFAFPCGAEDINKFSGNLILGITKGGNEFYRINSTENEPALAGELCYYDDKGAVCRNFNWQDGERTKIDENTKKAFCVIELLDTNRLNDLNEALKTLAQLFNKYLGAKCTIHLLDINNSKIELI; the protein is encoded by the coding sequence ATGAGCAAATTTATAATTGATAAAAGTTTTTTTGAACTTTTTCCTCAAGCTAAACTTGGAGTAGTTTTAATTAATGATATTAAAAGTAATTCAAACAGTCCAAAAGAGCTGCAAGACTATTTAAGAAAAAGTACTTGATTAGCTAAGGACCACTTAACTTCTGCTATTTTTTCAGATAATGAAGTTGTTAGAATTTATCGTGATGCATATAGTAAATTTAATTGTATGAAAAAAGCAAGATCAAGTGTTGAAATGATGCTTAAAAGAGCAAGTAAAGACGCACAATTTTCTTCAATTAACCCTTTAGTTGATATATACAATAGTGTTGGCTTACGTTTTGCATTTCCTTGTGGCGCAGAGGATATTAATAAATTTAGTGGCAATTTAATTTTAGGCATTACCAAAGGTGGAAATGAATTTTATAGAATTAATAGCACTGAAAATGAACCTGCTTTAGCAGGAGAGTTATGTTATTATGATGATAAAGGTGCTGTTTGTCGTAATTTTAATTGACAAGATGGAGAAAGAACCAAAATTGATGAAAATACTAAAAAAGCCTTTTGTGTAATTGAATTATTAGATACTAATAGATTAAATGATTTAAATGAAGCACTAAAAACATTAGCTCAATTATTTAATAAATATTTAGGAGCAAAATGTACTATTCATTTATTAGACATTAACAATTCAAAAATTGAATTAATTTAA
- the eno gene encoding phosphopyruvate hydratase, whose product MSAIYKIHSREILDSRGNPTVQVEVWTEAGGYGLANVPSGASTGSKEALELRDQGTKYEKNWFGGKGVMTAVDHVNKDIAPKLLGMEVTDQRAIDMKMIKLDGTATKSKFGANAILGVSLAVARAAADELQLPLYRYIGGTNAHVLPLPMLNVMNGGAHASNTVDFQEFMIMPVGAKSIREALQMANKVFHNLAKLLKAAGHGTQVGDEGGFAPDCKSHEEVLDYLVQAIKAAGYKPATSGKDAVAIAMDAASSEIYDEKSKKYVFKKLKKAIEAKHPGFEKLTNVKLEYTTDEMIEYYGTLIAKYPIISIEDGLAEDDWAGFTKMTTKYGHQIQIVGDDLTVTNPKLLARAIKEKAMNAILIKLNQIGSLTETIDAINMAQKAGMACVVSHRSGETEDTTLADVAVALNTGQIKTGSMSRTDRIAKYNRLLAIEEELDGADEFEGREAFYNIK is encoded by the coding sequence ATGTCAGCAATTTACAAGATTCATTCACGTGAAATTTTAGACTCACGTGGAAACCCAACAGTTCAAGTTGAAGTATGAACAGAAGCAGGCGGATATGGTTTAGCTAATGTTCCTTCAGGAGCAAGTACAGGTTCAAAAGAAGCTCTTGAATTAAGAGACCAAGGAACCAAATACGAAAAAAACTGATTTGGTGGTAAAGGTGTTATGACCGCAGTTGATCATGTTAACAAAGATATTGCACCTAAATTATTAGGAATGGAAGTTACAGATCAACGTGCAATCGACATGAAAATGATTAAATTAGATGGCACAGCAACAAAATCAAAATTTGGTGCTAACGCTATCTTAGGAGTTTCATTAGCAGTAGCTAGAGCAGCCGCAGATGAATTACAACTTCCTTTATATAGATACATTGGTGGTACAAATGCCCACGTATTACCATTACCTATGTTAAATGTTATGAATGGTGGAGCTCACGCATCAAACACAGTTGACTTCCAAGAATTCATGATTATGCCAGTTGGTGCTAAAAGCATTCGTGAAGCATTACAAATGGCAAACAAAGTATTCCATAACTTAGCAAAATTATTAAAAGCTGCAGGACACGGAACACAAGTTGGTGATGAAGGTGGATTTGCACCTGACTGCAAAAGTCATGAAGAAGTTCTTGACTACTTAGTTCAAGCTATTAAGGCTGCAGGTTACAAACCAGCTACAAGCGGTAAAGATGCTGTTGCTATTGCAATGGATGCTGCTTCAAGTGAAATTTACGACGAAAAAAGCAAAAAATATGTATTCAAAAAACTTAAAAAAGCTATTGAAGCTAAACACCCAGGTTTTGAAAAACTTACAAATGTTAAACTTGAATACACAACAGATGAAATGATTGAATACTATGGTACTTTAATTGCTAAATACCCAATTATCTCAATCGAAGATGGTTTAGCAGAAGATGACTGAGCTGGTTTTACAAAAATGACAACTAAATACGGGCACCAAATTCAAATCGTTGGTGATGACTTAACAGTTACAAACCCTAAATTATTAGCGCGTGCTATTAAAGAAAAAGCAATGAATGCAATTTTAATTAAATTAAACCAAATTGGTTCATTAACAGAAACAATTGATGCTATTAACATGGCTCAAAAAGCTGGAATGGCTTGTGTTGTTTCACACCGTTCAGGTGAAACAGAAGACACAACATTAGCTGATGTTGCTGTTGCATTAAACACAGGACAAATCAAAACTGGATCAATGTCACGTACAGATAGAATTGCAAAATACAATAGATTATTAGCTATTGAAGAAGAATTAGATGGTGCTGATGAATTTGAAGGTCGTGAAGCATTCTACAACATTAAATAA
- the tuf gene encoding elongation factor Tu translates to MAKQDFNRNKDHVNIGTIGHVDHGKTTLTAAIATVLSKKGLAEAKDYAAIDNAPEEKARGITINTSHIEYETEKRHYAHVDCPGHADYIKNMITGAAQMDGAILVVAATDGAMPQTREHILLSKQVGVPRMVVFLNKCDMLKGEEEMIELVEMEVRELLSKYGFDGDNTPVIRGSALEALKGNKEYEDKIMELMNAVDTWIQTPVKEFDKPFLMAVEDVFTITGRGTVATGRVERGRLNLNEEVEIVGLHPTKKTVVTGMEMFRKNLKEVQAGDNAGLLLRGIERAGIERGQVLAKPGTIIPHTEFTAAIYVLTKDEGGRHTPFFKNYKPQFYFRTTDVTGGVEFEKGREMVTPGENVNLTVKLISPIAVENGTKFSIREGGRTVGYGNVTKIIK, encoded by the coding sequence ATGGCAAAACAAGATTTTAATCGTAATAAAGACCACGTTAATATTGGTACCATTGGTCACGTTGACCACGGTAAAACTACTTTAACCGCTGCTATTGCTACAGTATTATCAAAGAAGGGTCTTGCAGAAGCTAAAGACTATGCTGCTATTGATAATGCACCAGAAGAAAAAGCTCGTGGTATAACAATTAATACATCACACATCGAATACGAAACTGAAAAACGTCACTATGCACACGTTGACTGTCCAGGTCACGCTGACTACATCAAAAACATGATTACAGGTGCTGCACAAATGGATGGTGCTATCTTAGTTGTTGCTGCAACAGATGGTGCTATGCCTCAAACACGTGAACACATTCTTCTTTCAAAACAAGTTGGTGTTCCTCGTATGGTTGTTTTCTTAAACAAATGCGACATGCTTAAAGGTGAAGAAGAAATGATCGAACTTGTTGAAATGGAAGTTCGTGAATTACTTTCAAAATATGGATTTGACGGAGACAACACTCCAGTTATCCGTGGTTCAGCTTTAGAAGCTCTTAAAGGTAACAAAGAATACGAAGACAAAATTATGGAATTAATGAATGCTGTTGACACATGAATTCAAACTCCAGTTAAAGAATTCGACAAACCATTCTTAATGGCTGTTGAAGACGTTTTCACAATCACAGGTCGTGGTACAGTTGCTACAGGACGTGTTGAACGTGGAAGATTAAACCTTAACGAAGAAGTTGAAATTGTTGGTTTACACCCAACTAAGAAAACTGTTGTTACAGGTATGGAAATGTTCCGTAAAAACCTTAAAGAAGTTCAAGCTGGTGACAACGCTGGTTTATTACTTCGTGGTATTGAAAGAGCAGGAATCGAACGTGGACAAGTTCTTGCTAAACCAGGAACAATCATTCCTCACACAGAATTTACAGCAGCAATTTACGTATTAACCAAAGATGAAGGTGGACGTCACACACCATTCTTCAAAAACTATAAACCACAATTCTACTTCCGTACAACAGACGTTACAGGTGGTGTTGAATTTGAAAAAGGCCGTGAAATGGTTACACCAGGGGAAAATGTTAACTTAACAGTTAAACTTATCTCACCTATTGCCGTTGAAAACGGAACTAAATTCTCAATTCGTGAAGGTGGACGTACAGTTGGTTATGGTAATGTAACAAAAATTATTAAATAA
- a CDS encoding nucleotidyl transferase AbiEii/AbiGii toxin family protein: MNKNKLKYLCSLVSKKFDIDYNSIRKLFYLEEILKRIAKSKYRNNFIFKGGMLFSNIIGIENRRTVDIDFSLKGIESNEKNLKIVFNEILLIKNDEINFIFNDIQPIKTDLNYPCYRFKFRASLENEKEDIVLDIGVGDKIFPKPIEYSYKSFFKDESFQVLSYTLETYFSEKLFAIISKGEANTRLKDYYDLHFLILNCKKMIDKSNLGKAISITFDNRNEKFDIKTAKLKLLELSNFELLDNKWKKYLIKNEFTLNITFKNLVLMIVEFLTEIFE, encoded by the coding sequence GTGAATAAAAATAAATTGAAATATTTGTGTTCCTTGGTTTCAAAGAAATTTGATATTGATTACAATTCCATAAGAAAATTATTTTATCTTGAAGAAATACTAAAAAGAATTGCAAAAAGTAAATATAGAAATAATTTTATTTTTAAAGGCGGGATGTTGTTTTCAAACATAATAGGTATTGAAAATAGAAGAACTGTTGATATTGATTTTAGTTTGAAAGGTATAGAGTCTAATGAAAAAAATTTAAAAATTGTTTTTAATGAAATATTGTTAATAAAAAATGATGAAATAAATTTTATTTTTAATGATATACAACCTATAAAAACTGATTTAAATTATCCTTGTTACAGATTTAAATTTAGAGCTTCCTTAGAAAACGAGAAAGAAGATATTGTTCTTGATATTGGTGTTGGAGATAAAATATTTCCAAAACCAATTGAATACTCTTATAAAAGTTTTTTTAAAGATGAAAGTTTTCAAGTTTTGTCATACACTCTTGAAACATATTTTTCAGAAAAACTTTTTGCAATAATTTCTAAAGGAGAAGCTAATACAAGACTAAAAGATTATTATGATTTACATTTTTTAATATTAAATTGTAAAAAAATGATTGATAAATCAAATTTAGGCAAAGCAATTTCGATAACATTTGATAATAGAAATGAAAAATTTGACATTAAAACTGCAAAATTAAAACTTTTAGAGTTATCTAATTTTGAGTTATTGGATAATAAATGAAAAAAATATTTAATCAAAAATGAATTTACTTTAAATATTACTTTTAAAAATTTAGTTTTAATGATTGTTGAATTTTTAACTGAAATTTTTGAATAA
- the tsaD gene encoding tRNA (adenosine(37)-N6)-threonylcarbamoyltransferase complex transferase subunit TsaD has translation MRILGIETSHDDTSIALLEDGKVLALKTISQIDIFKEFGGTIPEISSREHVKNINLIEKIFLQEFDLNTIDYIAYTQKPGLIGTLQIGFLFASALALALNKPLLPINHLEGHFYSAAIKQEIKYPALSLLVSGGHTQLMLVKSPFDIQIIGQTLDDAVGEAYDKVASRLGFGFPGGPIIDKMYQDYKGDFVALTLPHTDGLYDFSFSGLKSQVLNHYNNALQRKKALNKEQLAVSFQETAVTYLINKTKLALDNHPEIKTLVLAGGVSANSELRKRFLKLSTKAIVPNLKYSTDNGAMIAMCAYCKIKWN, from the coding sequence ATGCGTATTTTAGGAATAGAAACAAGCCATGATGATACTAGTATAGCCCTCTTAGAAGATGGTAAAGTGTTAGCTTTAAAAACTATTAGTCAAATAGATATTTTCAAAGAATTTGGTGGCACAATTCCTGAAATATCTTCAAGAGAACATGTTAAAAATATTAACTTAATTGAAAAAATATTTTTACAAGAATTTGATCTTAATACTATTGACTACATTGCTTATACTCAAAAACCTGGATTAATCGGAACCTTGCAAATAGGTTTCTTATTTGCTAGTGCTTTAGCTCTTGCTTTAAATAAACCTCTTTTACCTATTAATCACCTTGAAGGTCACTTTTACTCAGCAGCTATTAAACAAGAAATAAAATATCCTGCATTAAGCTTATTAGTATCAGGTGGTCATACTCAATTGATGTTAGTTAAAAGTCCTTTTGACATTCAAATAATTGGACAAACACTAGATGATGCTGTTGGTGAAGCTTATGATAAAGTAGCTTCAAGATTAGGTTTTGGTTTTCCTGGTGGTCCTATTATTGACAAAATGTATCAAGATTACAAAGGCGACTTTGTAGCTTTAACCTTGCCTCATACTGATGGATTATATGATTTTAGTTTCAGTGGTCTTAAATCACAAGTTTTAAATCATTATAATAATGCTTTGCAAAGAAAGAAAGCTTTAAATAAAGAACAACTTGCTGTTAGTTTTCAAGAAACAGCAGTTACATATTTAATTAACAAAACTAAATTAGCATTAGATAATCATCCAGAAATTAAAACTTTAGTTTTAGCTGGAGGAGTTAGTGCCAATAGTGAGCTTAGAAAAAGATTTTTAAAATTAAGCACTAAAGCTATAGTGCCTAATTTAAAATATTCAACTGATAATGGTGCAATGATTGCTATGTGTGCTTATTGTAAGATTAAATGAAATTAA
- a CDS encoding YdbC family protein codes for MAYKKPEITNKIVQHVGEISTTNSGYKKELNLVSWNEGEAKYDIRDWSEDHLRSSKGITLSLEELKQLKVLIDKELVRIK; via the coding sequence ATGGCATACAAAAAACCAGAAATTACAAACAAGATTGTTCAACATGTTGGTGAAATTTCAACAACAAATAGTGGTTATAAAAAAGAACTCAATTTAGTTTCATGAAACGAAGGTGAGGCTAAATATGATATTCGTGACTGAAGTGAAGATCACTTACGTTCAAGCAAGGGCATTACTCTTAGTTTAGAAGAATTAAAACAATTAAAAGTTTTGATTGACAAAGAGCTAGTAAGAATTAAATAA
- the tsaE gene encoding tRNA (adenosine(37)-N6)-threonylcarbamoyltransferase complex ATPase subunit type 1 TsaE, translating into MKNLKTFITRDVKVVKKVAQYVLDHLTKSKLVLMNGDLGAGKTTLTKEIAKLLSIDEVITSPTFNYMKVYDGLVHIDAYNLKGDISEFEDYFEDNVVVIEWANRIKHYYKNYLDINITLDKDNNHVFTIKEAK; encoded by the coding sequence ATGAAAAATTTAAAAACTTTTATAACTAGAGATGTTAAAGTAGTTAAAAAAGTAGCTCAATATGTTTTAGATCATTTAACTAAAAGCAAATTAGTTTTGATGAATGGCGACTTAGGAGCTGGTAAAACAACTTTAACTAAAGAAATAGCTAAATTATTAAGCATTGATGAAGTTATTACTTCACCAACTTTTAACTATATGAAAGTGTATGATGGTCTTGTTCATATCGATGCTTATAATCTTAAAGGCGATATTAGTGAATTTGAAGATTACTTTGAAGATAATGTTGTTGTTATTGAATGGGCTAATAGAATCAAGCATTATTATAAAAACTATTTAGATATCAATATTACTTTAGATAAAGACAACAATCATGTATTTACTATTAAGGAGGCTAAATAA
- the tsaB gene encoding tRNA (adenosine(37)-N6)-threonylcarbamoyltransferase complex dimerization subunit type 1 TsaB, whose protein sequence is MKLYLDTANEDFVLALLNDKHQVIAQKVLESYPKKVELIPQLTEEILKENNFKIQDFDTFYINIGPGFFTGVRIALVYLRTIVLITKANIKTISTMQILAKQNRRKRSFKINAQGNKYYLYETNKNSAFNYKNIKVETGTLKAYDKVNYFDFLSCFIDYLDEFKSYKDVMDIEPYYIKMPQIGAKK, encoded by the coding sequence ATGAAGTTATATTTAGATACAGCCAATGAAGACTTTGTTTTAGCTTTGCTTAATGATAAACATCAAGTAATAGCTCAAAAAGTTTTAGAATCATATCCTAAAAAAGTCGAATTGATACCCCAATTAACAGAAGAAATATTAAAAGAAAATAATTTTAAAATTCAAGATTTTGATACTTTTTATATTAATATAGGACCTGGTTTTTTTACAGGGGTTAGAATTGCTTTAGTTTATTTAAGAACTATAGTTTTAATTACAAAAGCTAATATTAAAACTATTAGTACTATGCAAATATTAGCTAAACAAAACAGAAGAAAAAGAAGTTTTAAAATTAATGCTCAAGGCAATAAATACTATTTATATGAAACTAATAAAAATAGTGCATTTAATTATAAAAATATTAAAGTTGAAACAGGTACTTTAAAAGCCTATGACAAAGTTAATTATTTTGACTTTTTAAGCTGTTTTATAGATTATTTGGACGAATTCAAAAGCTATAAAGATGTAATGGATATTGAACCTTATTACATTAAAATGCCACAGATAGGAGCTAAAAAATAA